One window of Thermocoleostomius sinensis A174 genomic DNA carries:
- a CDS encoding c-type cytochrome translates to MALNLSSVDHGAQVFSVHCAGCHVNGGNIVRRGKNLKLKTLQRHHIDSLEAIGEIVANGRGIMSAYGDRLSEQEITDVSAYVLQQAEQGWKNK, encoded by the coding sequence ATGGCATTGAACTTGAGCAGTGTGGATCATGGGGCGCAAGTGTTCAGCGTTCACTGTGCGGGGTGTCATGTGAATGGTGGTAATATCGTGCGGCGCGGCAAGAACCTGAAGCTGAAAACCCTGCAACGCCATCATATTGATTCCCTAGAGGCAATCGGTGAAATTGTGGCGAATGGTCGCGGCATTATGTCTGCCTATGGCGATCGATTAAGTGAGCAAGAGATTACCGATGTGTCGGCTTATGTGTTACAACAAGCTGAGCAAGGATGGAAAAACAAATAA